From Thalassotalea euphylliae, the proteins below share one genomic window:
- a CDS encoding siderophore-interacting protein, with amino-acid sequence MTRYTQLKDLDHKLDIIDHVNQDHSEQLLAIAQHQHPDQRIASARLSNVVHEGIEIIVYIEDNHCRESTETIFVAFDIDGDLEEKILYLAYAAVVQQGRDFSGTGKRFFEVTNKQNITTNMVRLTVKSSTPLPEHYPGYACAFVLKTLNKVPKKAALSVRQKPRLKQLFDQFFIWLVKRLSSSKRQQLLSRINHNIRLYTLRKVWSLPPENPVREYGYIDIFTHDNSPGSQWVKELTVGNIIVSRSETEDQHRHLNCGHALLIADETAYPALAGILECWQNPIPPQVIVISTDQAEQPYFSDEQLRACSKYHRLVCPPTEQGQRVIGLVQQLTNIDVVWGALESSAAKSVRHYLRNERGITGRNNHTKGYWHLSKSSK; translated from the coding sequence ATGACCCGTTATACCCAACTCAAGGATCTCGACCACAAACTCGATATTATTGACCACGTCAATCAAGATCACAGCGAACAACTTTTAGCCATCGCCCAGCACCAACACCCTGATCAACGGATCGCGTCAGCAAGGTTAAGTAATGTGGTTCACGAAGGCATTGAAATAATTGTCTACATTGAAGATAACCATTGCAGGGAATCAACAGAAACGATTTTTGTCGCCTTTGATATTGACGGCGATCTCGAAGAAAAGATTCTGTACCTAGCCTATGCAGCCGTAGTGCAACAAGGGCGTGACTTTAGCGGCACTGGCAAGCGCTTTTTTGAAGTGACAAACAAACAAAACATCACCACCAATATGGTTCGTCTAACGGTTAAAAGCAGCACTCCTCTGCCTGAACATTATCCCGGCTACGCCTGTGCGTTTGTGCTTAAAACCCTAAATAAAGTGCCAAAAAAAGCTGCGCTGTCAGTGCGTCAAAAACCTCGCTTGAAGCAGCTATTCGACCAATTTTTTATCTGGCTGGTCAAGCGTTTATCAAGCTCCAAGCGGCAACAATTACTAAGCCGCATCAATCACAATATTCGACTTTATACCCTGCGCAAAGTTTGGTCCTTGCCCCCTGAAAACCCCGTCCGCGAATACGGTTATATTGACATCTTTACTCACGATAATAGCCCCGGTAGTCAGTGGGTTAAAGAGCTGACCGTTGGTAACATTATTGTCAGTCGCTCAGAAACTGAAGATCAGCACCGTCACCTAAATTGCGGTCATGCATTGCTGATTGCGGATGAAACCGCTTACCCAGCCTTGGCAGGTATACTGGAATGCTGGCAAAATCCGATACCGCCACAAGTTATAGTGATCAGTACTGACCAAGCAGAACAACCTTATTTTAGTGATGAGCAACTGAGAGCGTGCAGCAAATATCACCGCCTTGTCTGTCCGCCAACAGAGCAAGGCCAGCGAGTTATTGGCCTAGTTCAACAGCTTACCAATATTGATGTTGTCTGGGGCGCACTCGAATCTAGCGCGGCTAAATCAGTACGGCACTATTTGCGTAATGAGCGCGGTATTACTGGCCGTAATAATCACACAAAAGGCTATTGGCACTTGTCAAAATCGAGCAAATAA
- a CDS encoding MFS transporter encodes MNIKPLPWLMLASVYITQYIGIAFIMSAAVAILRQQGVALDKLALLNLAAIPLAGKVLYAPLIDNYRLFFHGQYRSWLLAAQAGMTCLLLLASLLDINQAFSAIFIILIAYVLCIDIQDVSIDGLACKLFDSQSHKFANSVQISGNLLGNIIGGGIILMLYPWLGWQGSLLLLAGLTSIALLQVLRYVEPHLPHQQQANEQASPLWRDLWGFVKQQQRWFAVLAIFPLGFTSGFAILNPLLVDSHWTLVDIGFATKVYGSAVGFLSALLATLLIARLGRVKTLITLSLSQAAGLCLMLPLTLGDTEKLSVYLAISAYFISFPAILVTLATIAMDKAADTVRKATFFTLQFSFVSLMGFIYSALTMALAKYLGYYKVIVFGVLTTALMSLVVYLVLYKNQRTQSDARAHDTY; translated from the coding sequence ATGAACATCAAACCTCTTCCTTGGCTCATGTTGGCCAGTGTTTATATCACGCAGTATATTGGCATCGCTTTTATTATGTCGGCAGCCGTCGCGATATTGCGGCAACAAGGTGTCGCCCTCGACAAACTTGCGCTCCTGAATCTAGCGGCAATTCCATTGGCAGGTAAAGTGCTATACGCGCCACTAATCGACAATTATCGCTTGTTTTTTCACGGCCAGTATCGCAGCTGGTTACTGGCCGCTCAAGCGGGCATGACCTGTTTGTTGTTGCTGGCCAGCTTGCTCGACATCAACCAAGCCTTTAGCGCAATCTTCATCATTCTGATCGCTTACGTACTGTGTATTGATATTCAGGATGTGTCGATAGATGGCTTGGCTTGTAAGCTCTTTGATAGCCAGTCGCATAAGTTTGCCAATAGTGTCCAAATTTCTGGTAATTTACTCGGCAATATCATTGGCGGTGGCATTATTTTAATGCTCTATCCTTGGCTGGGTTGGCAAGGATCTTTGCTATTGCTCGCAGGCTTAACTAGTATTGCCTTACTGCAAGTACTGCGGTATGTAGAACCGCACTTACCACATCAGCAACAGGCCAATGAACAAGCAAGTCCGTTATGGCGAGATTTATGGGGATTTGTCAAACAGCAACAGCGTTGGTTTGCTGTGCTTGCAATTTTTCCGCTCGGCTTTACCAGCGGTTTTGCCATCCTTAATCCACTATTAGTGGACTCTCATTGGACACTCGTAGATATTGGTTTTGCCACTAAAGTATACGGATCGGCAGTTGGTTTTCTCTCAGCCTTACTGGCAACACTGCTAATCGCTCGCCTTGGCAGAGTAAAGACCTTAATTACCCTGAGTCTGTCCCAAGCCGCTGGCTTATGCCTAATGTTGCCACTCACCCTTGGTGACACTGAAAAACTCAGCGTCTATTTGGCGATAAGTGCTTATTTTATTAGCTTTCCTGCGATTTTGGTAACGCTCGCAACGATTGCTATGGATAAAGCAGCAGACACTGTGCGCAAAGCGACTTTTTTCACTTTGCAATTTAGCTTTGTCTCCTTGATGGGGTTTATTTATTCAGCACTGACGATGGCACTCGCCAAATATCTGGGTTACTACAAGGTGATTGTGTTCGGGGTTTTGACCACCGCATTAATGTCACTGGTGGTTTATCTGGTACTATACAAAAATCAACGGACTCAGTCAGACGCTCGTGCTCATGACACATATTAG
- a CDS encoding TonB-dependent receptor: protein MNKTLLAISSIAPLITLPIGSANAAPTSENETLKVLERIIVTGEKKRQSLRQTASSISVLTNSDLDQFGLFDSSTVLDKIPNIVTVEPGNDAPAIRGVDGTGPASGANAFFAGTRPRLNYQIDGRTLGFNEALFQSASLWDVSQVEVYRGPQSTLQGRNSIAGAIVIHTEIPSFDWQGKARLMFGQHDYKVGSLALSGPLIDNVLAFRLAGDYQRRDSIVDFTPYPEESNPSEYKNETVNEKFLFTPNDDIESLLTIGFSDGKAPQSERVVRPFQQQQAQFATQPTFRSKNNIVIWDTSWLVSDLVTLELDISRTDFTTTRRALQGLGNLTIDGKETVFQPFVRLQSDDEQWSGFIAAYIFDSEQDEYIDLFGGGTFDDETENRALYGELNWQINEQVNLSLGGRYEREERYRKGGAGPLRIDFSDTYHEFLPKATIAWHVDDNWTVGVTAGKGYNGGGAGITFSPPFVTYTYQPEFVTNLEGFARADLLANRLSLTANVFYNRYKDMQLPFSLGADATVIRNAERASSYGLETSATYYLSKQSQIFANFGLIETEVDRYSDPTVEGKDLARAPAFSADIGMIIEPIDKLSVSANIRYTDAYYSDATNTPRGKVGPYTVANMQVSYQFNHSRVFVKADNIFDADDEVSIITPSAARADSAKSAQS, encoded by the coding sequence GTGAACAAAACACTTCTAGCGATCAGCTCAATCGCACCACTCATCACTTTGCCCATTGGCAGTGCTAATGCTGCGCCGACAAGCGAAAACGAAACCCTCAAAGTACTGGAACGCATCATAGTAACTGGCGAAAAGAAACGCCAATCACTGCGACAAACCGCGTCAAGTATTTCAGTTCTAACCAATAGCGACCTTGACCAATTTGGTTTATTCGACTCAAGCACAGTGCTCGACAAAATCCCCAATATTGTCACCGTTGAACCCGGCAACGACGCTCCTGCCATTCGCGGTGTTGATGGTACAGGGCCAGCGTCTGGTGCCAATGCCTTTTTTGCGGGAACCCGACCACGGCTTAACTACCAAATTGATGGCCGTACCTTAGGCTTTAACGAAGCACTGTTTCAAAGTGCCAGTTTATGGGATGTCAGCCAGGTCGAAGTCTATCGCGGGCCACAAAGTACCTTACAAGGCCGCAATTCCATTGCTGGTGCAATTGTTATCCATACTGAAATCCCAAGCTTTGACTGGCAAGGTAAGGCGCGATTGATGTTCGGCCAACACGACTACAAAGTTGGCTCTCTGGCACTATCAGGGCCATTGATTGACAATGTGCTAGCCTTTCGATTGGCAGGCGATTATCAACGCCGAGACAGCATTGTTGATTTTACCCCTTACCCCGAAGAGTCAAACCCCTCAGAGTACAAAAATGAAACTGTAAACGAGAAATTCCTGTTTACCCCCAATGATGATATCGAGTCCTTGTTAACCATCGGCTTTAGCGATGGCAAAGCGCCTCAATCAGAGCGCGTGGTGCGACCTTTTCAACAACAGCAGGCACAATTTGCTACGCAACCCACCTTTCGCTCAAAAAACAATATTGTCATTTGGGATACTAGCTGGTTAGTCTCAGATCTTGTCACACTTGAGCTGGATATTTCACGCACCGACTTTACCACCACACGGCGCGCATTGCAGGGGCTAGGCAACTTGACCATTGACGGTAAAGAAACCGTGTTCCAGCCTTTTGTTCGACTGCAATCGGACGACGAGCAGTGGTCTGGTTTTATCGCTGCTTATATTTTTGACAGCGAACAAGACGAGTATATCGACTTGTTTGGCGGTGGTACTTTCGACGATGAAACAGAAAATCGCGCGCTTTATGGCGAGTTAAATTGGCAAATTAACGAGCAAGTAAACCTGAGCTTAGGTGGTCGTTATGAGCGTGAGGAACGCTATCGCAAAGGCGGAGCGGGTCCACTGCGTATTGACTTTAGCGACACCTACCACGAGTTCTTACCCAAAGCTACAATCGCGTGGCACGTTGACGACAACTGGACGGTGGGGGTGACGGCTGGTAAGGGATACAATGGTGGTGGCGCAGGGATCACCTTTAGCCCCCCGTTTGTGACTTACACGTACCAGCCTGAGTTTGTCACTAACCTTGAAGGGTTTGCCCGCGCCGATTTACTGGCTAACCGCTTGAGTCTTACCGCAAATGTTTTTTACAACAGATACAAAGATATGCAGTTGCCCTTTTCGCTCGGTGCCGACGCGACAGTAATCCGCAATGCCGAACGAGCCAGCAGCTATGGCTTGGAAACCAGCGCAACTTATTACTTGTCAAAGCAAAGTCAGATCTTTGCGAATTTTGGGCTGATAGAAACGGAAGTGGATCGCTACAGCGACCCCACGGTTGAAGGTAAAGATCTCGCCCGTGCACCAGCATTTTCTGCCGATATTGGCATGATTATCGAGCCGATTGACAAACTCAGCGTCAGCGCCAATATCAGGTACACAGACGCCTATTATTCAGATGCGACCAATACCCCAAGAGGCAAAGTTGGCCCCTATACCGTCGCCAACATGCAAGTCAGCTATCAGTTCAACCACAGTCGCGTGTTTGTCAAAGCCGACAATATTTTTGACGCCGACGACGAGGTATCCATTATCACACCGTCCGCAGCACGAGCAGACTCTGCTAAGAGCGCGCAGTCTTAG